A genome region from Leifsonia sp. Root112D2 includes the following:
- the cobA gene encoding uroporphyrinogen-III C-methyltransferase encodes MTGHVWLVGGGPGREELLTLAAVAALRDADVVLYDRLAPHEGLARLAPHASLIDVGKRPGHHPVGQEGIEQLIVRHALTGARVVRLKGGDPYVFGRGGEEVIACRAAGIDVTVIPGVTSAISVPAAAGIPLTHRGISRLFTVVSGHAPLSPAELEHLAGLGGTIVVLMGIGTLPSLTQGLLRFGMSAAMPVAIIERGYSAAQRTTIADLGSILTEAATRGVSSPAVLVIGEVVRLAHDGDSEAISALASAASAGSGG; translated from the coding sequence ATGACCGGGCACGTGTGGCTCGTCGGGGGTGGCCCCGGCCGCGAGGAGTTGCTCACGCTGGCCGCCGTGGCCGCCCTGCGCGACGCCGACGTGGTGCTCTACGACAGGCTCGCCCCGCATGAGGGCCTCGCCCGGCTCGCCCCGCACGCGAGCCTCATCGACGTGGGCAAGCGGCCCGGACATCATCCGGTCGGGCAGGAAGGCATCGAGCAACTCATTGTGCGGCACGCCCTGACCGGCGCCCGCGTGGTGCGTCTGAAGGGCGGCGACCCATACGTCTTCGGGCGTGGCGGCGAGGAGGTCATCGCGTGTCGTGCCGCCGGAATCGACGTGACGGTCATTCCCGGTGTGACGAGCGCCATCTCGGTGCCCGCCGCCGCGGGCATACCCCTCACCCACAGGGGCATCAGCCGGCTGTTCACCGTGGTCTCGGGGCATGCCCCTTTGAGCCCCGCCGAGCTTGAGCACCTCGCCGGCCTCGGCGGTACCATCGTGGTGCTTATGGGGATCGGAACGCTGCCCTCGCTCACCCAGGGTCTGTTGCGCTTCGGAATGAGCGCGGCGATGCCCGTCGCCATCATCGAACGCGGGTACAGCGCTGCGCAACGCACCACCATCGCCGATCTCGGCAGCATCCTCACCGAGGCGGCGACCCGCGGAGTCTCCTCACCCGCCGTGCTCGTCATCGGCGAGGTGGTGCGGCTCGCGCACGACGGTGACAGCGAGGCGATCAGTGCGCTGGCGAGCGCCGCCTCCGCGGGCTCGGGAGGGTGA
- a CDS encoding molybdopterin oxidoreductase family protein: MTATDTHCPYCALQCAMTLHSNSDAAASSASTLTVSGRDFPTNRGGLCKKGWTSAELLDSAERILQPMMRGDDGRFSPVGWGRALDIIAERLASSRRVHGADSVGVFGGGGLTNEKAYQLGKFARVALGTSRIDYNGRFCMSSAAAAGTRAFGLDRGLPFAVADLDAAETILLLGSNVAETMPPFIAHLAGARAAGGLFVVDPRRTATARLTEDGAGAHLQAAPGTDLVLLLGLTHIVLAEGLYDREYVAERTLGFAQLRASVSAWWPQRVQSMTGVPVAALRELARRLSAGRGTYILTGRGVEQHVDGTDTATAAINLSLILGLPGSSHSGYGTLTGQGNGQGGREHGQKADQLPGYRKITDPAAREHVARVWGVDPETLPGPGVPAVELLNSLGRPGMIRCLLVHGSNVVVSAPDAARVRKGLESLELLVVCDFFFSETAALADFVLPVTQWAEEEGTMTSLEGRVLRRRRAIDAPSGVRSELWIMHELAKRLNSPSTFSADPGTVFDELCRASAGGIADYSGLSYALLDGETPAYWPYPAGSTGTPRLFTERFAHADGKARIVAVAPHATAEPLYRDGMLTLITGRLLEQYQSGSQTRRVEELNTAQPRARLQLHPATAARLEITDGANVEVSNVRGTVRCVARVSSDIRRDTVFLPFHYAGDECANLLTQDATDAISGMPEFKTTAVHVRPLREAALT; encoded by the coding sequence ATGACGGCGACAGACACACACTGTCCGTATTGCGCGCTGCAGTGCGCCATGACGTTGCACTCGAATTCGGATGCCGCCGCGTCCTCCGCGTCCACACTGACGGTGAGCGGACGCGACTTTCCCACCAACCGCGGCGGCCTGTGCAAGAAGGGCTGGACCTCGGCGGAGCTTCTCGACTCGGCGGAACGCATCCTGCAGCCCATGATGCGTGGGGACGACGGACGCTTCTCCCCCGTCGGCTGGGGACGAGCTCTCGATATTATCGCCGAGCGGCTGGCGAGCAGCCGGCGCGTGCACGGGGCTGATTCGGTCGGCGTCTTCGGCGGCGGCGGGCTCACGAATGAAAAGGCCTACCAACTGGGCAAGTTCGCCCGGGTGGCACTCGGCACCTCGCGCATCGACTACAACGGGCGGTTCTGCATGTCGTCGGCAGCCGCGGCGGGAACCCGTGCGTTCGGGCTCGATCGAGGCCTGCCCTTCGCCGTCGCCGATCTGGACGCGGCCGAGACCATCCTGCTGCTCGGCTCCAATGTGGCCGAGACCATGCCGCCGTTCATCGCCCACCTCGCCGGGGCGCGGGCGGCGGGAGGGCTGTTCGTGGTGGACCCCCGTCGCACGGCGACGGCGCGACTCACCGAGGACGGCGCCGGCGCGCATCTGCAGGCCGCGCCGGGCACGGATCTGGTGCTGCTGCTCGGGCTCACGCACATCGTTCTCGCCGAGGGGCTCTACGACAGGGAGTACGTGGCCGAGCGCACCCTCGGTTTCGCCCAGCTGCGTGCCAGCGTGAGTGCCTGGTGGCCGCAGCGAGTGCAATCCATGACGGGCGTGCCCGTCGCGGCACTGCGGGAACTCGCCCGGCGCCTCTCCGCGGGCCGAGGCACGTACATTCTCACCGGTCGCGGCGTCGAGCAACATGTCGACGGCACGGATACCGCCACCGCCGCCATCAACCTCAGCCTCATCCTCGGCCTGCCCGGCAGCAGCCATTCGGGCTACGGCACCCTCACGGGGCAGGGCAACGGCCAGGGCGGGCGCGAGCACGGACAGAAGGCCGATCAACTGCCCGGCTACCGCAAGATCACCGACCCGGCAGCCCGGGAGCATGTGGCTCGAGTATGGGGTGTCGACCCCGAGACGCTGCCCGGCCCAGGGGTACCTGCCGTCGAACTGCTGAACTCCCTGGGCAGACCCGGCATGATCCGCTGCCTGCTCGTGCACGGCTCCAACGTGGTCGTCTCTGCCCCCGATGCCGCCCGCGTACGCAAAGGTCTCGAATCGCTCGAGCTGCTCGTGGTCTGCGACTTCTTCTTCTCCGAGACCGCCGCCTTGGCCGACTTCGTGCTGCCCGTCACGCAATGGGCGGAGGAGGAGGGCACGATGACCTCATTGGAGGGCCGCGTGCTGCGCCGCCGTCGAGCCATCGATGCGCCGTCGGGGGTGCGCAGCGAGCTGTGGATCATGCACGAGCTCGCCAAACGGCTGAACTCGCCATCGACGTTCAGCGCCGACCCCGGGACCGTCTTCGATGAGCTGTGCCGGGCATCCGCGGGGGGAATCGCCGACTACTCGGGGCTCAGCTACGCCCTGCTGGATGGCGAAACCCCCGCATATTGGCCGTATCCTGCCGGATCGACCGGCACGCCGCGCCTTTTCACCGAGCGCTTCGCGCACGCCGACGGCAAGGCGCGCATCGTCGCTGTTGCGCCCCACGCAACCGCCGAGCCGCTCTACCGGGACGGCATGCTCACGCTCATTACCGGACGGCTACTCGAGCAGTACCAATCCGGCTCGCAGACCCGCCGCGTCGAGGAACTCAACACCGCACAGCCGCGCGCACGCCTGCAGCTGCATCCCGCAACCGCCGCCCGACTCGAGATCACAGACGGGGCGAATGTCGAGGTGAGCAACGTGCGCGGAACCGTGCGCTGCGTCGCCCGGGTGAGCAGCGACATCCGTCGTGACACGGTCTTTCTGCCGTTCCACTACGCCGGCGATGAGTGCGCCAATCTGCTGACGCAGGATGCCACGGATGCGATCTCGGGCATGCCCGAATTCAAGACCACGGCCGTGCATGTGCGCCCCCTGCGCGAGGCGGCGCTGACATGA
- the nirB gene encoding nitrite reductase large subunit NirB, whose amino-acid sequence MPETNAESLASPVATRAPAREIVVIGGGPAAHRLVSALGAGDTAGALRVTVLSEESHTPYDRVALSTRLMGGADLTLPAEVWQNEHTVLRRNERATAIDRTNHTVTTVSGERLPYDELVLATGSRAPVPEISGSECARVYRTIDDVDALLAETESLASTFGRPARVVVAGGGLLGLEAAGGLQRLGAEVSLVHSGSWLMSAQLDEGAGQALGRIMRAQGLALHLGTRPRDIRNHDGVVTGVRLSNGQVIDADIVVFAIGIAARDELAREAGLEIGERGGVVVGSDCRSSDEHIWAIGEVACIQGRCIGLVAPANTMAEVVADRLRGGTAEFTNIDDATKLKLSGVDVASFGDALGTAEGALEIVFADPARGLYQKLVVTDDAKTLLGGIFVGDATPYASLRPMVGRELGAEPAAFLSAAGAEAPAKLELPDDALVCSCNTVTAGTIRAAVNGVDGAPGCTDLGELKACTRAGTQCGSCVPLVKRLLEAELTRSGIAVSHALCEHFALSRQELFESIRVLELTSFEEIVERFGTGRGCDVCKPAVASILASQNSGYILDAGRGTLQDTNDRAMANMQKDGTYSVVPRIPGGEITPQKLAVIAQVATDYGLYTKITGGQRIDMFGARLEQLPEIWKVLVEAGFESGQAYGKALRNVKSCVGSTWCRFGVQDSVSMAIQLELRYRGLRAPHKFKFGVSGCARECAEARGKDVGVIATETGWNMYVGGNGGFQPSHGQLLASDLDDETLIRFIDRYMMYYIRTADRLQRTARWMEDLDGGLDHVYDVVVNDSLGLAEELEAAMALHIDGYEDEWAATLADPERLRRFRSFVNAPSTPDPSIVRVPEREQSRPATTDEREHTSVLLAGPRIPVRQAQG is encoded by the coding sequence ATGCCAGAGACCAACGCAGAATCGCTCGCCTCTCCCGTTGCCACGCGCGCTCCCGCCCGCGAGATCGTCGTCATCGGAGGCGGCCCCGCAGCGCACCGTCTGGTCAGCGCCCTCGGCGCCGGCGACACGGCAGGCGCGTTGCGCGTGACGGTGCTCTCGGAGGAGAGCCACACTCCGTACGACCGGGTCGCCCTCAGCACGAGACTCATGGGCGGTGCCGATCTGACGCTGCCCGCCGAGGTCTGGCAGAACGAGCACACCGTTCTTCGCCGCAACGAGCGCGCCACCGCCATCGATCGCACGAACCACACCGTGACCACCGTCTCGGGCGAACGCCTGCCCTACGACGAACTCGTGCTCGCCACGGGGTCGCGTGCCCCCGTTCCCGAGATTTCCGGCAGCGAGTGTGCTCGCGTCTATCGCACGATCGACGACGTGGATGCGCTGCTCGCCGAGACCGAATCCCTCGCCTCGACCTTCGGCCGTCCGGCCCGCGTCGTGGTCGCCGGTGGCGGCCTGCTCGGGTTGGAGGCGGCCGGCGGCCTGCAGCGTCTCGGGGCTGAGGTGTCGCTCGTGCACTCCGGATCGTGGCTCATGTCTGCACAGCTCGACGAGGGTGCCGGGCAGGCCCTGGGGCGCATCATGCGGGCGCAGGGTCTCGCGCTGCATCTGGGAACCCGGCCCCGTGACATCCGGAATCATGACGGTGTGGTCACCGGTGTTCGCCTGAGCAACGGCCAGGTGATCGACGCGGACATCGTGGTGTTCGCGATAGGCATCGCGGCACGCGATGAGCTGGCCCGCGAGGCCGGACTGGAGATCGGCGAGCGCGGCGGCGTCGTGGTGGGCAGCGATTGCCGCAGCAGCGACGAACACATCTGGGCGATCGGCGAGGTCGCCTGCATTCAGGGCCGGTGCATCGGTCTCGTTGCCCCCGCGAACACCATGGCCGAGGTCGTGGCCGACCGACTGCGGGGCGGTACGGCGGAGTTCACGAACATCGACGACGCGACCAAGCTCAAGCTCTCCGGCGTCGATGTGGCGAGCTTCGGCGATGCGCTGGGCACCGCAGAGGGCGCTCTCGAGATCGTCTTCGCGGATCCCGCTCGCGGGTTGTACCAGAAGCTCGTCGTGACAGACGATGCGAAGACGCTGCTCGGCGGCATCTTCGTCGGCGACGCCACGCCGTATGCGAGCCTGCGACCCATGGTGGGCCGGGAGTTGGGCGCCGAACCCGCAGCCTTCCTGTCAGCGGCCGGTGCTGAGGCACCCGCGAAACTCGAGCTGCCCGACGACGCGCTGGTCTGCTCATGCAACACCGTCACCGCCGGCACGATCCGCGCCGCGGTGAACGGCGTCGACGGCGCACCCGGCTGCACCGATCTCGGCGAGCTCAAGGCCTGCACGAGGGCCGGCACGCAGTGTGGCTCGTGCGTGCCACTCGTGAAGCGACTGCTGGAGGCGGAGCTCACGCGCAGCGGCATAGCCGTCTCGCACGCACTGTGCGAGCACTTCGCCCTCTCCCGTCAGGAGCTCTTCGAGTCCATCCGGGTGCTCGAGCTGACCTCCTTCGAGGAGATCGTGGAACGCTTCGGCACCGGCCGCGGATGCGATGTGTGCAAGCCCGCCGTCGCATCCATTCTCGCCAGCCAGAACAGCGGCTACATTCTGGATGCCGGCCGCGGCACGCTGCAGGACACCAACGACCGGGCGATGGCGAATATGCAGAAGGACGGCACGTACTCGGTGGTGCCTCGCATTCCCGGCGGTGAGATCACGCCGCAGAAACTCGCCGTGATTGCCCAGGTCGCCACGGATTACGGGCTGTACACGAAGATCACCGGCGGCCAGCGCATCGACATGTTCGGGGCACGGCTGGAGCAGCTTCCGGAGATCTGGAAGGTGCTCGTGGAGGCCGGCTTCGAGTCAGGCCAGGCCTACGGCAAGGCACTGCGCAACGTGAAGAGCTGCGTCGGATCCACGTGGTGCCGCTTCGGGGTGCAGGACTCGGTGTCGATGGCCATCCAGCTCGAGCTGCGCTACCGGGGGCTGCGGGCTCCGCACAAGTTCAAGTTCGGAGTCTCCGGATGCGCGCGCGAATGCGCCGAGGCGCGCGGCAAGGATGTGGGAGTGATAGCCACCGAGACCGGCTGGAACATGTATGTCGGGGGCAACGGCGGCTTCCAGCCCTCACACGGGCAACTACTGGCGAGCGACCTGGACGATGAGACGCTCATCCGCTTCATCGACCGCTACATGATGTATTACATTCGCACCGCTGATCGCCTGCAGCGCACCGCGCGGTGGATGGAGGACCTCGACGGGGGTCTGGACCACGTGTACGACGTGGTGGTCAACGACTCGCTCGGGCTGGCCGAGGAGCTTGAGGCGGCGATGGCGTTGCACATCGACGGCTATGAGGACGAATGGGCGGCCACCCTCGCCGATCCGGAGCGGCTGCGCCGGTTCCGGTCCTTCGTGAACGCACCGTCGACACCCGACCCGAGCATTGTTCGGGTACCGGAGCGCGAACAGTCGCGGCCGGCGACGACCGACGAGCGGGAGCACACATCCGTTCTGCTGGCCGGGCCGCGCATTCCTGTGAGGCAGGCACAAGGATGA
- a CDS encoding FAD-dependent oxidoreductase: MSRPDMSRPDMSRPLRVVLVGYGPVGARFVEELLPSVRGGTVEVTVVGAEDADAYNRVLIAEYAVGHTDRAALTVTDTPAAIDAGVRMLRGARVTAIDTEAHNVTVVVTGATAGLPGTERVEYDRLVLATGSRANIPTLDGIERTARDRPSLLRAGADAIAHDPSLPAGVTVLRDLADAERVRAIVEAGQRLIVLGAGVLGLELALAAAGQGAQVSVVHHGGYPMPRNLDRGGGTVLSDSLREAGIEVIAHSRAESVLLGSPEAIGDDSASNNSGAQRFEALCCADGKIIAGDLLVLSCGVSPRTELATLAGLPTAGGILVDTELRSWGDDDVFAIGDCAHVAARPDDGAAEGVHGAPSGLIGPGWRQAEWLAGRLAGEAVGGTPLPALAAERPAIVMLKAEGIDVVSAGVVDPEPWDREPQNSELAASGDAAHPAARRQVSQWADPEHGRYVKMVTRGGVLEGMVSVGMPRTGAELMLLFERGSELPADRSILLRHDGPDEVSTTVTGELSADETVCWCNAVTVGHIHDAIDDGNTTVACVGSATRAGTGCGGCKGRIAELIDRFSASGDPVAIGV; encoded by the coding sequence ATGAGCAGGCCCGACATGAGCCGGCCCGACATGAGCCGGCCGCTGCGCGTCGTGCTCGTCGGCTACGGGCCCGTTGGCGCGCGCTTCGTAGAGGAGTTGCTGCCCTCCGTGCGCGGCGGCACCGTGGAGGTGACAGTGGTCGGTGCCGAAGATGCGGATGCGTACAACCGGGTGCTCATCGCCGAATACGCCGTGGGGCATACCGACCGTGCTGCGCTGACGGTGACCGACACGCCTGCGGCCATCGATGCCGGCGTTCGGATGCTGCGCGGCGCCCGAGTGACGGCCATCGACACCGAGGCACACAACGTCACTGTCGTCGTCACCGGCGCCACTGCCGGTCTGCCCGGCACTGAGCGCGTCGAGTATGACCGCCTCGTGCTCGCGACGGGTTCCCGGGCGAACATCCCCACCCTCGACGGCATCGAGAGAACAGCGCGCGACCGGCCGTCGCTGCTGCGTGCGGGCGCGGATGCGATAGCCCACGACCCGAGCCTGCCCGCCGGCGTCACGGTGCTGCGCGATCTGGCCGACGCCGAGCGCGTGCGCGCCATCGTCGAGGCCGGGCAGCGGCTCATCGTGCTGGGTGCAGGCGTGCTCGGACTCGAACTTGCACTCGCGGCCGCCGGTCAGGGCGCCCAGGTGAGTGTGGTGCATCACGGCGGCTACCCGATGCCGCGCAACCTCGACCGCGGCGGCGGCACCGTGCTCTCCGACAGCCTGCGCGAGGCGGGCATCGAGGTGATAGCCCACAGCCGGGCCGAAAGCGTGCTGCTGGGCAGCCCCGAAGCCATCGGCGACGACAGCGCCTCCAACAACAGCGGCGCGCAACGTTTCGAGGCGCTGTGCTGCGCCGACGGCAAGATCATCGCCGGCGATCTGCTGGTGCTCTCGTGTGGGGTGAGCCCGCGCACCGAGCTGGCAACTCTCGCTGGCCTGCCCACCGCCGGCGGCATCCTCGTCGACACCGAACTGCGTTCCTGGGGCGACGACGATGTGTTCGCCATAGGCGACTGCGCCCACGTTGCGGCGCGGCCCGATGACGGCGCGGCCGAGGGCGTGCACGGTGCGCCCTCCGGCCTGATCGGGCCGGGTTGGCGTCAGGCCGAGTGGCTTGCCGGCCGCCTGGCCGGCGAGGCGGTCGGCGGCACGCCCCTGCCCGCGCTCGCCGCCGAACGGCCCGCCATCGTCATGCTCAAGGCGGAGGGCATCGACGTGGTCTCGGCCGGCGTCGTGGACCCGGAACCGTGGGACAGGGAGCCGCAGAACAGCGAGCTGGCCGCATCCGGTGACGCGGCGCATCCGGCAGCCCGCAGGCAGGTCTCACAGTGGGCCGATCCCGAGCACGGCCGCTACGTGAAGATGGTGACCCGCGGCGGGGTGCTCGAGGGCATGGTGAGTGTCGGAATGCCGCGCACGGGGGCCGAGCTCATGCTGTTGTTCGAGCGCGGCAGCGAGCTGCCCGCCGATCGCTCCATCCTGCTACGCCACGACGGACCGGACGAGGTTTCGACCACGGTGACCGGCGAGCTATCAGCGGATGAGACGGTGTGCTGGTGCAACGCGGTGACCGTCGGTCACATCCACGATGCCATCGACGACGGCAACACGACCGTCGCGTGCGTCGGCTCGGCGACACGCGCCGGCACGGGGTGCGGCGGCTGCAAGGGGCGCATCGCCGAACTGATCGACCGGTTCAGCGCCTCAGGCGATCCTGTCGCGATCGGCGTCTGA
- a CDS encoding MFS transporter — protein MSSLRTDNATDTAAPPSTVLERRPGRWIDGWNPEDTAFWQASGKAIASRNLGWSIFAEFLGFVVWQLWSIVVVFLPQAGFTLSTGEIFWLISLPSLVGATLRFPYTFMVPRFGGRNWTMISAGLLLIPAITLAVCVGNPETPFWVLLVAAGLAGFGGGNFASSMSNITFFYPQREKGWALGLNAAGGNLGASVAQFVVPIAITIGAASAVSLPLAGWIWIPFILFAIFGAWRYMDNLSSAKVDFSGSIAAVREPHLWLLAFLYIGTFGSFIGFAGVFPKLIADQFPAFSALQVGTASVSLAFLGALVGSLARPYGGRLADRFGGAVVTVVSFATMALGTLLVIVTLPLGSFWLFLASFLLLFVASGIGNGSTYRMIPTVFAARAGTPDAHITGSSVTVQRTTAAALGLISAIGAYGGFLIPQALGLSKSSTGSYTTGFAWFIAGYAIMLALTVVFYLRRSTAAGRQRI, from the coding sequence ATGAGCAGCCTGCGCACCGACAACGCAACCGACACCGCCGCCCCTCCCTCGACCGTTCTCGAACGCCGGCCGGGCCGCTGGATCGACGGGTGGAACCCCGAAGACACGGCGTTCTGGCAGGCGAGCGGCAAGGCCATCGCGTCACGCAACCTCGGCTGGTCGATCTTCGCCGAGTTTCTCGGCTTCGTCGTCTGGCAGCTCTGGAGCATCGTGGTGGTCTTTCTGCCCCAGGCCGGCTTCACCCTCAGCACCGGTGAGATCTTCTGGCTCATCTCACTGCCGAGTCTCGTCGGGGCGACCCTGCGTTTTCCGTATACCTTCATGGTGCCGCGCTTCGGCGGACGCAACTGGACGATGATCTCGGCCGGCCTGCTGCTCATCCCCGCCATCACGCTCGCGGTCTGCGTCGGCAACCCCGAGACGCCATTCTGGGTGCTGCTCGTCGCCGCCGGCCTGGCCGGCTTCGGCGGCGGCAACTTCGCCAGCTCGATGTCGAACATCACGTTCTTCTACCCGCAGCGGGAGAAGGGCTGGGCACTCGGACTCAACGCGGCCGGCGGCAACCTGGGCGCCTCTGTCGCCCAGTTCGTCGTGCCCATCGCCATCACCATCGGCGCGGCGAGCGCGGTCAGCCTCCCCCTCGCCGGCTGGATCTGGATTCCCTTCATCCTGTTCGCGATCTTCGGGGCGTGGCGCTACATGGACAATCTCTCCAGCGCGAAGGTCGATTTCTCCGGCTCCATCGCCGCCGTGCGCGAACCGCACCTGTGGCTGCTCGCGTTCTTGTACATCGGCACCTTCGGTTCCTTCATCGGCTTCGCCGGGGTGTTCCCCAAACTCATCGCCGACCAGTTCCCTGCGTTCTCCGCCCTGCAGGTGGGCACGGCATCCGTCTCGTTGGCCTTCCTGGGTGCGCTGGTCGGCTCGCTCGCCCGGCCATACGGCGGGCGCCTCGCCGACCGCTTCGGCGGTGCGGTCGTGACTGTCGTCTCCTTCGCGACGATGGCGCTCGGCACGCTTCTGGTGATCGTCACACTGCCGCTCGGCAGCTTCTGGTTGTTCCTGGCCTCCTTCCTGCTGTTGTTCGTCGCATCCGGAATCGGAAACGGTTCGACCTACCGCATGATCCCGACCGTGTTCGCGGCCCGCGCCGGTACACCGGATGCGCACATCACCGGCAGCAGCGTGACGGTGCAACGCACCACGGCGGCTGCACTCGGCCTGATCTCGGCCATCGGCGCGTACGGTGGGTTCCTCATTCCGCAGGCGCTCGGCCTCTCCAAATCGTCGACCGGTTCGTACACCACCGGCTTCGCCTGGTTCATCGCCGGATACGCGATCATGCTCGCTCTCACGGTCGTCTTCTACCTGCGTCGCAGCACCGCGGCCGGGCGTCAGCGCATCTGA
- a CDS encoding GNAT family N-acetyltransferase, whose protein sequence is MTIVLRELEDGELDLLFEWEQDRAAVEMAAFTRADPSDRGAFDAHYERIRNDPSVVLRAIDNGNGLVGTIGSFTMDGEREVTYWIDPGRWGQGIASAALSAFLKLDPTRPLLARVAVHNLGSATVLLRAGFLEIGSETSYADGLGRDVVEHIYRLSR, encoded by the coding sequence ATGACGATAGTGCTTCGTGAGCTTGAAGACGGCGAGCTCGATCTGCTCTTCGAGTGGGAACAGGACCGTGCGGCAGTTGAGATGGCAGCGTTCACGCGGGCAGACCCATCTGATCGGGGCGCGTTCGATGCCCACTATGAGCGCATCCGAAACGACCCCTCAGTTGTCCTGCGGGCCATCGACAACGGCAACGGCCTCGTGGGAACGATCGGAAGCTTCACCATGGATGGTGAGCGTGAGGTCACCTACTGGATAGACCCCGGGCGATGGGGCCAGGGAATCGCATCGGCAGCCCTCAGCGCTTTCCTGAAGCTCGATCCGACCCGGCCGCTGCTCGCGCGGGTCGCCGTGCACAATCTCGGCTCCGCCACGGTGCTGTTGCGCGCCGGATTCCTGGAGATCGGCTCAGAGACGTCGTATGCCGATGGCCTGGGCCGCGATGTCGTCGAGCACATCTACCGGCTCAGCCGCTAG
- a CDS encoding winged helix-turn-helix transcriptional regulator, translating to MGEGDARFSQLRRRVEGVSQKMLAHSLRGLERDGLVRRTVYPQVPVQAECGLTDAGRTLLEPLRALEEWSIEHPGDVSASREAYDRVDCGLMTRARGGHPAPGHIRTRFVANR from the coding sequence CTGGGCGAGGGCGATGCGCGTTTCTCCCAGCTGCGCCGCCGTGTTGAGGGTGTCTCACAGAAGATGCTGGCTCATAGCCTCCGTGGGCTGGAGCGCGACGGTCTCGTGCGCCGCACCGTGTACCCACAGGTTCCGGTGCAGGCGGAGTGCGGGCTCACCGACGCGGGGCGCACACTGCTCGAGCCTCTCCGTGCGCTCGAGGAATGGTCGATCGAACACCCGGGCGATGTCTCTGCGTCGCGGGAAGCCTACGACCGCGTGGATTGTGGATTGATGACGAGAGCTCGCGGCGGTCATCCCGCTCCAGGGCATATACGCACGAGGTTCGTGGCTAATCGCTAA
- a CDS encoding uroporphyrinogen-III synthase — MSAEPSTVPGSPPIPVPGFRRDQLEGFRIGVTSDRRSEDLIDAFERRGAWVLHAPTLRTAHAELDAPLVDDTRAVIAARPDVVLATTSYGMRRWFETADAAGLGSALTDALGASAILVRGPKARGSIRAAGLTDAGMSDDETTASLVTRALTDFPDARTIVVQLHGYTDQAQLDRLRAAFPVVLTVAPYRWEQPEDDERVTRLIDAVCSGLLDCVTFTSAPAVDALFAAAEAGGRLPDLVEALKTVVIAAAVGPITAAPLRATGIKPIQPERFRMGALIRLVCEHLEQHRVQRVTTRHGVVELRGSTALVAGAGVHLPPTPLALLHALVSARGAVVSRSQLATLLQGPADDHAMEVALSRLRQSLGTPGLIATVVKRGYRLDV; from the coding sequence ATGAGCGCCGAGCCGTCTACTGTGCCGGGCTCCCCGCCCATTCCCGTGCCGGGCTTTCGGCGCGATCAGCTCGAGGGCTTTCGCATCGGGGTCACGAGCGACCGGCGCAGCGAAGATCTCATCGACGCCTTCGAACGCCGCGGCGCCTGGGTGCTGCACGCTCCGACCCTGCGCACCGCCCACGCCGAACTGGATGCGCCACTCGTCGACGACACCAGGGCCGTCATCGCCGCCCGACCCGACGTCGTGCTCGCCACCACCAGCTACGGCATGCGCCGCTGGTTCGAGACGGCGGATGCCGCGGGGCTCGGTTCCGCGCTGACCGACGCGCTCGGCGCATCCGCGATTCTCGTGCGTGGGCCCAAGGCGCGCGGCAGCATCCGCGCCGCCGGACTCACGGATGCCGGCATGAGCGACGACGAGACCACTGCGTCGCTCGTCACCCGGGCCCTCACCGATTTTCCGGATGCGCGCACCATCGTCGTGCAGCTGCACGGTTACACCGATCAGGCCCAGCTGGATCGCCTGCGCGCGGCGTTTCCCGTTGTGCTCACCGTGGCCCCCTATCGCTGGGAGCAGCCCGAGGACGACGAACGCGTGACGCGCCTCATCGACGCCGTCTGCTCCGGACTGCTCGACTGCGTGACGTTCACGAGCGCACCGGCCGTCGACGCCCTCTTCGCCGCGGCGGAGGCCGGTGGGCGCCTGCCCGACCTCGTCGAAGCCCTGAAAACCGTCGTGATAGCGGCGGCCGTCGGCCCCATCACGGCCGCACCGCTGCGGGCGACAGGCATCAAGCCGATTCAGCCGGAGCGCTTTCGCATGGGGGCTCTCATCCGTCTCGTGTGTGAGCATCTGGAGCAGCACCGCGTACAGCGAGTCACGACCCGCCACGGTGTGGTGGAACTGCGCGGTTCGACGGCCCTAGTCGCCGGCGCCGGCGTTCACCTGCCGCCGACCCCCTTGGCCTTGCTGCATGCCCTGGTCAGCGCCCGCGGTGCTGTCGTCTCGCGCAGCCAACTCGCGACGCTGCTGCAGGGGCCAGCCGATGACCACGCCATGGAGGTGGCCCTCAGCCGCCTGCGTCAGTCGCTCGGCACGCCGGGCCTCATCGCCACGGTGGTCAAACGCGGCTACCGGCTCGACGTCTGA